A region from the Candidatus Magasanikbacteria bacterium genome encodes:
- the mnmA gene encoding tRNA 2-thiouridine(34) synthase MnmA, translated as MTKKKDKILVAMSGGVDSAVTASILVGQGYGVTGVYMRQWSDEEEVKGVCTWKEDRREAIKVAAFLGIPFLTFNFEKEYKKFVVDYLFKEYKKGNTPNPDVLCNKFIKFGFWLDKAKELKFDFLATGHYASISNKKGEYFLEKAKDKNKDQTYFLHQLNQDQLKHTLFPLGKLNKKQVRKIAEKKELPNANREESMGICFIGEVSIGEFLAQKIKPEKGKIILNDGTQIGEHNGLHKYTLGQRQLGVDMKARGKKSKAMYVIAKNLQKNELVVGEREDPLLYKKEIKVKNISWISGHESKFPLNCEVRLRHRQVLQKCTIKKDKNNGLTVNFTKKQWALSPGQFAVFYKKNVCLGGGEIN; from the coding sequence ATGACAAAGAAGAAAGATAAAATATTAGTAGCAATGTCTGGAGGTGTGGACTCTGCCGTAACTGCATCTATTCTTGTGGGTCAAGGTTATGGCGTCACAGGCGTATATATGCGTCAGTGGAGCGATGAGGAAGAGGTAAAGGGGGTTTGCACTTGGAAAGAAGACAGAAGAGAAGCGATAAAAGTTGCTGCTTTTTTGGGTATTCCTTTTTTAACATTTAATTTTGAAAAGGAGTATAAAAAATTTGTAGTGGATTATTTATTCAAAGAATATAAAAAAGGAAATACACCAAATCCAGATGTGCTTTGTAACAAATTTATAAAGTTTGGATTTTGGTTGGATAAAGCCAAAGAATTAAAATTCGATTTTTTAGCAACAGGTCATTATGCTTCTATTTCAAATAAAAAAGGAGAATATTTTCTAGAAAAAGCAAAAGATAAAAATAAAGATCAAACATATTTTTTGCATCAATTAAATCAAGATCAACTAAAACATACTCTTTTCCCACTTGGAAAATTGAATAAAAAACAGGTTAGGAAAATTGCAGAAAAAAAAGAACTTCCAAATGCAAACAGAGAAGAGAGTATGGGAATTTGTTTTATCGGCGAAGTTTCAATTGGAGAATTTTTGGCACAAAAAATAAAACCAGAAAAAGGAAAAATAATTTTAAATGACGGTACACAAATTGGAGAACATAATGGTTTGCATAAATATACACTTGGTCAGCGTCAGCTTGGGGTAGACATGAAAGCAAGAGGTAAAAAAAGTAAGGCAATGTATGTAATTGCAAAAAATCTACAAAAAAATGAGCTTGTGGTAGGAGAGAGAGAAGATCCACTTTTGTATAAAAAAGAAATAAAAGTAAAAAATATTTCTTGGATTAGTGGACATGAGTCAAAATTTCCATTAAACTGTGAAGTAAGGCTTCGTCACAGGCAAGTCTTACAAAAATGTACAATCAAAAAAGATAAAAATAATGGTTTGACAGTAAATTTTACAAAAAAACAATGGGCACTAAGCCCAGGACAATTTGCAGTTTTTTATAAAAAGAACGTATGTTTAGGTGGGGGAGAGATTAACTAA
- a CDS encoding alanine--tRNA ligase translates to MNTNELREKYLEFFKGKGHQRISSASLLPENDPTTLFTSSGMQPMVPYLLGEKHPLGVRITNSQKCFRTQDIEEVGDNRHTTFFEMLGNWSLGDYFKEEQISWFFEFITKVVGLDPDRIYVTVFQGKENLNIPRDEKSAKIWQELFVSAGVSSKIVGDPEFGMQNGRIFYYDESKNWWSMCGKPEKMPVGQLGGPDTEVFWDFGEELGLHKKSHWAGESCHPNCDCGRFMEIGNNVFMEYIKTNLGFELLPQKNVDFGGGLERIMAAKNNVPDVFLIDIFDKMRQTLERLSGKNYSSAEVQESFRVIMDHLRAATFLISDGACPSNKDQGYFTRRLVRRAVRFANKIGIEGNFCGELADSVINYYITTYPELSQNKDTILSELLKEEEKFRKTLQTGLKILRTQMRVQDPKSGQKLDFVDVSDGYVPTKLDAKFLFNMYQTYGFDFEASIEEIKQLPKRSLLQNEIENLKNGFNEELKKHQELSRKGAEQKFKGGMADDGEMSIKYHTATHLLHSALREVLGDRVEQKGSNITSERLRFDFSHSEKLTEEEIQKVERFVNKAIESNLQTSFKEMVVEEAKSQGAIGLFGDRYGDKVKVYTIGDGSQIASKEICGGPHVESTGGLGKFRIKKQESVSAGVRRIKAILE, encoded by the coding sequence ATGAACACAAACGAACTTAGAGAAAAATATCTAGAATTTTTCAAAGGAAAAGGACATCAAAGAATTTCCTCTGCTTCGCTTTTACCAGAAAATGACCCCACAACATTATTCACAAGTTCTGGAATGCAACCAATGGTTCCATATTTACTTGGCGAAAAACACCCACTTGGTGTGAGAATTACAAATTCACAAAAATGTTTTCGCACACAAGATATAGAGGAGGTTGGTGATAATAGACATACTACTTTTTTTGAAATGCTTGGAAATTGGTCGCTTGGTGATTATTTCAAGGAAGAGCAAATTTCTTGGTTTTTTGAGTTTATTACAAAGGTTGTAGGCTTAGATCCAGATAGAATTTATGTGACAGTTTTTCAAGGAAAGGAAAATTTAAATATTCCAAGAGATGAAAAGTCCGCAAAAATTTGGCAAGAATTATTTGTGTCTGCTGGAGTAAGTTCAAAAATTGTTGGAGATCCGGAATTTGGAATGCAAAATGGAAGAATTTTTTATTATGATGAAAGTAAAAACTGGTGGAGTATGTGTGGAAAGCCAGAAAAAATGCCAGTAGGTCAACTTGGTGGACCAGACACGGAAGTGTTTTGGGATTTTGGAGAAGAATTAGGGTTGCATAAAAAATCTCATTGGGCAGGTGAATCTTGCCATCCAAACTGTGACTGTGGTCGTTTTATGGAAATTGGAAACAATGTTTTTATGGAATATATAAAGACAAATCTTGGTTTTGAACTTTTACCACAAAAAAATGTTGATTTTGGTGGTGGACTAGAGCGAATAATGGCAGCAAAAAATAATGTGCCAGATGTGTTTCTTATAGATATCTTTGATAAAATGAGACAAACTTTGGAAAGACTGAGTGGTAAAAATTATAGTTCAGCAGAGGTACAAGAATCTTTTCGTGTAATTATGGATCATTTGCGCGCTGCAACTTTTTTAATTTCAGATGGCGCATGTCCTTCGAACAAAGATCAGGGTTATTTTACACGCAGACTTGTTCGCCGTGCTGTTAGATTTGCGAACAAAATTGGAATTGAAGGTAATTTTTGTGGAGAACTCGCAGATTCTGTAATAAATTATTATATAACTACATATCCAGAATTATCACAAAATAAAGATACAATATTAAGTGAGCTTTTAAAAGAAGAGGAAAAATTTAGAAAAACTTTGCAAACAGGTTTGAAAATTTTGAGAACTCAAATGCGTGTACAAGACCCAAAGTCAGGTCAAAAGTTAGATTTTGTTGATGTATCTGATGGATATGTACCAACAAAACTTGATGCTAAATTTTTATTTAATATGTATCAAACTTATGGATTTGATTTTGAGGCTTCAATTGAGGAAATCAAACAATTACCTAAAAGAAGCTTACTTCAAAATGAAATTGAAAACTTAAAAAATGGTTTCAACGAAGAATTAAAAAAACATCAAGAACTTTCCCGTAAAGGTGCAGAACAAAAATTTAAAGGAGGTATGGCAGACGACGGCGAGATGAGTATAAAATATCACACAGCGACACACTTACTTCACAGTGCGCTTAGAGAGGTGCTTGGTGACCGCGTAGAACAAAAAGGAAGTAATATAACTTCAGAAAGGCTTCGTTTTGATTTTTCTCATTCAGAAAAACTCACAGAAGAAGAAATTCAAAAAGTAGAAAGATTCGTAAATAAAGCGATAGAGAGTAATCTACAAACGAGTTTTAAAGAGATGGTTGTAGAAGAAGCAAAATCTCAAGGTGCAATAGGACTTTTTGGAGATAGGTATGGAGACAAGGTAAAGGTTTATACAATTGGAGATGGGTCGCAAATAGCAAGCAAGGAAATTTGTGGTGGTCCACATGTAGAAAGCACAGGAGGTTTGGGTAAATTTAGAATTAAAAAACAAGAATCTGTAAGTGCAGGAGTCCGTAGAATAAAAGCTATACTTGAATAA
- a CDS encoding pentapeptide repeat-containing protein — protein MADERLVERIFKFGGEKIIEEHRKNSAPSIIIDLMGAKLGGADLRGTDLSGIYLVETDFGHANLAGADLSDSFLDRADFTMANLTNVKVDPAKLAESHFTQARMSNKLFKDTLLAFEEMRKRRGLNKK, from the coding sequence ATGGCAGACGAGAGATTGGTTGAACGAATTTTTAAATTTGGTGGTGAAAAAATTATTGAAGAACACAGAAAAAACTCAGCACCTTCTATAATTATAGATTTAATGGGTGCAAAATTGGGAGGTGCAGATCTAAGAGGTACGGATTTGTCAGGAATATATTTGGTGGAAACAGATTTTGGACATGCAAATTTAGCCGGTGCAGACCTTTCAGACTCTTTTTTAGATCGTGCAGATTTTACTATGGCAAATTTAACCAATGTAAAAGTTGATCCTGCAAAACTTGCGGAATCACATTTTACTCAAGCTCGGATGAGCAATAAACTTTTTAAGGATACTTTGCTTGCATTTGAAGAAATGCGTAAGCGCAGAGGTTTGAATAAGAAATAA
- a CDS encoding GtrA family protein — MQIEIIKIKIKHSLNFLWGLRLEFFRYFVVGITALLLDLSLLILIKDFLNLDSVRAVMLGQIPVFFYVFFLNKYWSFGSKKMVLIRLQFIKYLIVVGFNYIIGIATMIIFNHFLEFDAKLVRIGTIALGVSWNFFLYRYWIYS, encoded by the coding sequence ATGCAAATAGAAATTATAAAAATTAAAATAAAACATAGCCTAAATTTTCTTTGGGGTCTGCGTTTGGAATTTTTTAGATATTTTGTGGTTGGAATAACAGCACTTTTATTGGATTTATCGCTACTTATTCTTATAAAAGATTTTTTAAATTTAGATTCTGTCAGAGCTGTAATGTTGGGGCAAATTCCAGTCTTTTTTTATGTATTTTTTCTAAATAAATATTGGTCTTTTGGTAGTAAAAAAATGGTATTAATTCGTTTGCAGTTTATAAAGTACTTGATTGTAGTAGGATTTAACTATATAATAGGTATCGCGACTATGATTATTTTTAATCATTTTTTGGAATTCGATGCAAAACTTGTTAGAATTGGTACTATTGCCCTTGGGGTTTCTTGGAATTTTTTCTTGTATAGGTACTGGATTTATAGTTAA
- the rplQ gene encoding 50S ribosomal protein L17 — MRHRKQKFTLGREKAHRTALIKNLAESLILHGAIETTEAKAKALKTYVEPLVTKARKNTLASRRLVIRKLFTEKAVKKLMEEVAPKYVEREGGYTRIIKLRTRKNDGAPIVKIEFV; from the coding sequence ATGCGTCATAGAAAACAAAAATTCACACTGGGAAGAGAGAAGGCACACAGAACTGCTCTTATTAAGAATTTGGCAGAAAGTTTGATATTGCATGGTGCAATAGAGACAACAGAAGCAAAAGCAAAAGCTCTTAAAACTTATGTTGAACCTTTGGTAACAAAAGCAAGAAAAAATACACTAGCTTCTCGTAGGCTTGTTATTCGTAAATTGTTTACAGAAAAAGCAGTAAAGAAATTGATGGAAGAAGTAGCACCAAAATATGTAGAAAGAGAGGGTGGCTACACTCGTATTATAAAGTTGAGAACTAGAAAAAACGATGGTGCTCCAATAGTTAAGATAGAGTTTGTTTAA
- a CDS encoding tetratricopeptide repeat protein → MSFLKKKVSSKYDKLFSKIGMIIFLIGTIGIPLFYLPFTSDVLTLPKQLMLYFLVLVLLLVWLTKVILSKELVVKRTIFDIPIAVLFLITIVSSLLSLSSSISFAGKTDIFLLNASSIIAFILWFWLFLQLVDTSKKWNTLINTLLVSFSISAFLFILLDLPGLDILHKYIAQNTVSQKSSLFGIFSGLGAVLSLGLLSIKRKTWTSKILPAITFFLTFIVLLKVGFAISWIIFAIGAGILLVVSTSLLAEVGVVGISFNFFIFLIALLFVFFGSPNLLKMNLPVEVSLGVQPSFQVTADSFLSSAKIFLFGSGPGTFVYGFSENKPVEFNMSSIVWSTRFQYPYSSVFSLLLEFGIFGFISFLFILLLGVGSALSGWLKTRPSVWKKKGEKEDSEFLIEGDSEVVRTEVFVLVVVWLVSSIGLALAFYGIVLWWLWWWLLGAVVVSLSAVIPGLIKEKRISLHVSPQYSLALSFGFVLLVTALMVFGVFSAKIYLAEIHFTKAVRSSNIEDVELNLQKAVQYRSNYADYYVAIARVNLQKARTESIKEESNPELISAFIANAVNSAKAATSLQPKNVETWETLAVMYMNARSVVPEANDWAKDAVQRAVELEPTNPVLQWYLGDVSVFGEDLDTAEEAYKKAIELKPDYLVAYLNLSELFEAKEDLDSAISVYTPVLNLVQNNSEVLFSLGRMFYNKNEGEDDRQAELLWIRAAELTPNYSNALYSLGLLYERRGDRANALNFFKQVQEINPGNTDIADKVRATLSL, encoded by the coding sequence ATGTCATTTTTAAAGAAAAAAGTAAGTAGTAAATACGATAAGTTATTTTCCAAAATAGGAATGATTATTTTTTTAATTGGAACTATTGGAATACCCCTTTTTTATCTTCCATTTACATCAGATGTTCTTACACTTCCAAAACAGCTAATGCTTTATTTTTTAGTTTTGGTTTTGTTGTTGGTTTGGCTTACAAAAGTTATTCTCTCAAAAGAGTTGGTGGTAAAGCGTACAATTTTTGATATACCAATCGCGGTACTTTTCCTAATTACAATTGTTTCATCTCTTTTATCACTGTCATCTTCTATTAGTTTTGCTGGTAAAACAGATATATTTTTATTAAATGCAAGCTCAATTATTGCTTTTATACTTTGGTTTTGGTTGTTTTTACAATTGGTTGATACCTCCAAAAAATGGAACACACTTATAAATACATTATTAGTCTCATTTTCAATATCTGCATTTTTATTTATACTTCTAGATTTGCCTGGTTTAGATATTTTACACAAATATATAGCACAAAATACAGTTAGTCAAAAAAGTAGTTTGTTCGGTATTTTTTCAGGTTTGGGAGCTGTTTTATCGTTGGGGCTACTTTCTATAAAAAGAAAAACCTGGACATCCAAAATTTTACCTGCAATTACTTTTTTCTTAACTTTCATTGTACTTTTGAAAGTTGGTTTTGCTATTTCTTGGATTATTTTTGCAATTGGAGCTGGAATACTTTTGGTAGTGAGTACAAGTTTGCTAGCAGAAGTTGGTGTAGTTGGAATTTCATTTAATTTCTTTATATTCCTTATTGCATTATTATTTGTATTTTTTGGCTCACCAAATTTGTTAAAAATGAATTTACCAGTAGAAGTCTCTCTTGGTGTACAGCCATCATTTCAAGTAACCGCAGACAGCTTCCTTTCTAGTGCAAAAATATTTTTATTTGGTTCTGGTCCTGGTACTTTTGTATATGGATTCTCAGAAAACAAACCTGTGGAATTCAATATGTCTAGTATAGTTTGGTCTACTAGATTTCAATATCCATACAGCTCAGTGTTTTCGCTTTTGCTGGAGTTTGGAATATTTGGTTTTATTAGTTTCTTATTCATACTTTTATTGGGTGTCGGTAGTGCACTTAGCGGTTGGCTCAAGACTAGACCTTCTGTTTGGAAAAAGAAAGGAGAAAAGGAAGATTCTGAGTTTTTGATAGAAGGGGATAGTGAGGTTGTTAGAACAGAAGTTTTTGTATTGGTTGTCGTCTGGCTTGTATCTTCTATTGGTTTAGCTTTAGCATTTTACGGTATTGTTTTATGGTGGCTCTGGTGGTGGCTTTTAGGTGCTGTTGTTGTAAGTTTGTCAGCTGTCATACCGGGGCTTATAAAAGAAAAAAGAATTTCACTCCATGTTTCTCCTCAATATTCTCTGGCATTATCATTTGGTTTTGTACTTTTGGTGACAGCACTTATGGTTTTTGGAGTGTTTAGTGCAAAGATTTATTTGGCAGAAATACACTTTACAAAAGCTGTAAGATCTTCAAATATAGAAGATGTGGAGTTAAATTTACAAAAGGCAGTTCAGTATAGGTCAAATTATGCAGATTATTATGTGGCCATAGCTCGTGTAAACTTGCAAAAAGCAAGAACAGAATCTATAAAAGAGGAGTCAAATCCAGAGTTAATTTCTGCGTTTATAGCAAACGCAGTAAATAGTGCAAAAGCTGCCACAAGTCTTCAACCAAAAAATGTGGAAACCTGGGAGACTTTGGCTGTAATGTATATGAATGCAAGAAGTGTTGTGCCAGAAGCAAATGATTGGGCAAAAGATGCGGTTCAAAGAGCAGTAGAATTAGAACCTACAAACCCTGTTTTACAGTGGTATTTGGGAGATGTGTCCGTTTTTGGTGAAGATCTAGATACTGCAGAGGAGGCTTACAAAAAAGCAATAGAATTGAAACCAGATTATTTGGTTGCCTATCTAAATTTGTCAGAACTGTTTGAAGCAAAAGAAGATTTAGACTCAGCAATTTCTGTATATACGCCTGTTTTAAATCTTGTTCAAAATAATTCAGAAGTACTGTTTAGTTTGGGAAGAATGTTTTACAACAAAAATGAAGGAGAAGACGATAGACAAGCAGAGCTTTTGTGGATTAGGGCGGCAGAATTAACACCAAATTACTCCAACGCATTGTATAGTTTAGGTCTTTTATACGAAAGAAGGGGGGATCGTGCAAATGCCCTAAACTTCTTTAAGCAAGTACAAGAGATAAATCCGGGTAATACAGACATAGCAGATAAAGTCAGGGCAACACTGTCATTATAA
- the rpmJ gene encoding 50S ribosomal protein L36, with product MKVKSSVKKRCINCKVTRRRGVVYIICENPRHKQRQGTKQRKKSA from the coding sequence ATGAAAGTTAAGTCATCTGTAAAAAAACGTTGTATCAACTGTAAGGTCACTCGTAGACGTGGCGTTGTTTATATTATTTGTGAAAATCCAAGACATAAACAAAGACAAGGTACAAAACAAAGAAAGAAATCAGCCTAA
- the infA gene encoding translation initiation factor IF-1 — protein sequence MSNKEVLEVRGTIEELLPGAKFRVKLENEHEIMAHLSGKMRIHRIRLGVGDEVKIEMTPYDLKKGRITYRF from the coding sequence ATGTCGAACAAAGAAGTATTAGAAGTTAGGGGTACAATTGAAGAACTTTTGCCTGGTGCAAAGTTTAGGGTTAAACTTGAAAATGAGCACGAAATAATGGCACATTTATCAGGGAAAATGCGTATTCACAGAATACGTTTAGGTGTTGGTGATGAAGTAAAAATAGAAATGACACCTTACGATTTAAAAAAAGGAAGAATTACTTATAGATTTTAA
- the rpsI gene encoding 30S ribosomal protein S9 codes for MVADKQSTMIRTVGRRKTATARVRIQKGKGNVVVNDKELKEYFPLILWQEKVLSPFVVSGKEGQFDVSIRVLGGGVNSQAEAIRHGIARALVELDETFKPALKAEGYLTRDSRRKERKKPGRRRARRGHQWRKR; via the coding sequence ATGGTTGCTGATAAACAAAGTACAATGATCCGCACTGTTGGTAGAAGAAAAACTGCCACAGCTCGTGTTCGTATCCAAAAAGGAAAAGGTAATGTTGTTGTTAATGACAAAGAGTTGAAAGAATATTTTCCACTTATTTTGTGGCAAGAAAAAGTTTTATCTCCATTTGTTGTTTCAGGGAAAGAAGGACAATTTGATGTTTCTATAAGAGTATTGGGTGGTGGAGTAAACAGCCAAGCAGAAGCTATTAGACATGGAATTGCAAGAGCATTAGTAGAATTAGATGAAACATTTAAGCCAGCCTTAAAAGCAGAAGGATATTTAACAAGAGATTCGCGCAGAAAAGAAAGAAAGAAACCGGGAAGAAGAAGAGCAAGACGTGGTCATCAGTGGAGAAAGCGTTAA
- the rpoA gene encoding DNA-directed RNA polymerase subunit alpha, with amino-acid sequence MEQILLPNTIEFKEGEQTNVGQVIITPCHQGYGVTLGNAFRRVLLSSLPGAAVESVKINGVQHEFSATEGVAEDVIEIIMNLKQLAVRSFSEESVTLFLNKKGLGDVTAADFEKNSDVEISNLDLKIATLTTADKNFEMEITVGNGRGYVPVGEKDTKLFDLGTIGIDSLYTPIRDVGYNVELTRVGDVTDYEKLILNIETDGTITPKEAVSQAVKILMDYFGLVSDASAEVKPVVKKKAPAKKKAAVKKAPAKKKTTKK; translated from the coding sequence ATGGAGCAAATTTTATTGCCAAACACAATTGAGTTCAAAGAAGGTGAACAGACAAATGTAGGTCAGGTTATTATTACACCTTGTCATCAAGGTTATGGTGTAACATTGGGGAATGCTTTTAGAAGAGTATTACTTTCATCATTACCTGGCGCGGCTGTTGAGTCTGTAAAGATTAACGGTGTGCAACATGAATTTTCTGCTACAGAAGGTGTTGCAGAGGATGTTATAGAAATTATTATGAATCTAAAACAGTTGGCTGTTCGTTCTTTTTCAGAAGAATCTGTGACATTGTTTTTAAATAAAAAAGGGCTTGGAGATGTAACAGCAGCAGATTTTGAAAAGAATTCTGATGTTGAAATTTCTAATTTAGACTTAAAAATTGCAACACTTACAACTGCAGACAAGAATTTTGAAATGGAGATTACGGTTGGAAATGGTCGTGGTTATGTTCCAGTAGGAGAAAAAGATACAAAATTATTTGATTTGGGAACAATTGGTATAGATTCACTTTACACTCCAATTCGTGATGTTGGTTATAATGTTGAGTTAACTCGTGTTGGTGATGTGACAGATTATGAAAAATTGATTTTGAATATTGAGACAGACGGAACTATTACACCAAAAGAAGCTGTATCTCAAGCTGTAAAGATTTTAATGGATTATTTTGGGTTAGTATCAGATGCTTCGGCAGAAGTTAAGCCGGTAGTAAAGAAAAAAGCTCCAGCAAAGAAAAAAGCAGCTGTTAAAAAAGCTCCAGCTAAAAAGAAAACAACAAAAAAATAG
- the rplM gene encoding 50S ribosomal protein L13, with protein sequence MAIEIIRKKHEIDATDRAVGRVATEVAMILRGKNKASFAPHTDCGDFVTVLNSGKVKFTGRKLVQKDYYHHTMHPGGLKRTPMKKVFDKDPTEVMKRAVYGMLPKNKLRNNMMKRLTIKV encoded by the coding sequence ATGGCTATAGAAATAATTAGAAAAAAACATGAAATTGACGCAACAGATAGAGCTGTTGGTCGTGTGGCAACTGAAGTTGCTATGATTTTGCGCGGTAAAAATAAGGCTAGTTTTGCTCCACATACAGATTGTGGTGATTTTGTGACAGTTTTAAATTCTGGAAAAGTAAAATTTACAGGAAGAAAATTGGTACAAAAAGACTATTACCACCATACTATGCATCCGGGTGGTCTAAAAAGAACTCCTATGAAAAAGGTTTTTGATAAAGATCCTACAGAAGTTATGAAAAGAGCTGTTTATGGTATGTTGCCAAAGAATAAGTTGCGCAACAACATGATGAAGCGTTTGACTATTAAGGTTTAA
- the rpsM gene encoding 30S ribosomal protein S13 produces the protein MRISGVSIPKEKKVVIALTYVFGIGQTSAKNVLKSAGIDPDTSVKDLTQEQEDSIRSIVEKSLTTEGNLRRIVSSNIKRLRDIKSYRGSRHAKRLPVRGQRTKTNSRTRRGNVRNLATSGKKPGAQKT, from the coding sequence ATGAGAATATCTGGAGTATCAATACCAAAAGAAAAAAAAGTAGTAATAGCGCTTACTTATGTTTTTGGTATAGGCCAAACTAGTGCCAAAAATGTTTTAAAAAGTGCTGGAATTGATCCTGACACTTCTGTTAAAGATTTAACACAAGAGCAGGAAGACTCAATTCGTAGCATAGTAGAAAAAAGTTTAACAACAGAAGGTAATTTAAGAAGAATTGTTTCTTCAAATATAAAAAGATTAAGAGATATTAAATCTTATCGTGGATCTCGCCATGCAAAACGTTTGCCTGTGCGTGGACAGAGAACAAAAACAAATTCTCGCACAAGAAGAGGGAATGTTAGAAATCTTGCTACTAGCGGAAAGAAGCCAGGAGCACAAAAGACTTAA
- the rpsD gene encoding 30S ribosomal protein S4 yields the protein MGKYIGPKNKLARRFGVHLGLKSNPAKVSKRLSQPPGVQGVNRRRKNVSSYGKQLLEKQKAKFMYGIRERQFSTYVEKSNKVSGDSGKNLHQFLEMRLDNVVYKMGFAKTRAQARQMVNHSLFTLNGKYMNIPSHNVKIGDEVAIKESKIKKKIFENIEEDLSNTELPSWISVDSAKKSGKVVSTPNENDFERVFDVKLIIEYYSSR from the coding sequence ATGGGAAAGTATATTGGACCAAAAAATAAATTAGCACGTCGTTTTGGCGTACATTTAGGATTAAAAAGTAATCCTGCAAAAGTTTCTAAGCGTTTGAGTCAGCCACCTGGAGTTCAGGGTGTAAACAGAAGGCGTAAAAATGTTTCTAGTTATGGTAAACAGCTTTTAGAGAAACAAAAAGCTAAGTTTATGTATGGAATTAGAGAAAGACAGTTTAGCACTTATGTTGAAAAATCAAACAAAGTGTCTGGAGATTCTGGAAAAAATCTACATCAATTTTTGGAGATGAGATTGGATAATGTTGTTTATAAAATGGGTTTTGCAAAGACAAGAGCGCAAGCAAGACAAATGGTAAATCACTCATTATTTACTTTAAATGGTAAGTATATGAATATTCCATCACATAATGTAAAAATTGGAGACGAGGTCGCAATCAAAGAAAGTAAGATAAAAAAGAAAATTTTTGAAAATATAGAAGAAGACTTGTCAAATACTGAACTACCATCTTGGATTTCTGTAGATTCTGCAAAAAAATCAGGAAAAGTAGTAAGTACTCCAAATGAGAATGATTTTGAAAGAGTTTTTGATGTCAAATTAATAATTGAGTACTACTCATCACGTTAA
- the rpsK gene encoding 30S ribosomal protein S11: MAKVAKKAKKKKIVRNVPTGRVYIQATFNNTIVSVTDQNGNVLGWASAGMVGFKGPKKATPYAASQVVKKVTEAVKQCGLKEVSIFVKGIGGGRESAIRAFNSSGIQVLAIKDVTPIPHNGCRPRKRRRV; encoded by the coding sequence ATGGCAAAAGTAGCTAAAAAAGCAAAGAAAAAAAAGATTGTAAGGAATGTTCCAACAGGAAGAGTTTATATTCAGGCAACATTTAACAATACTATTGTTTCAGTAACTGATCAAAATGGAAATGTTTTGGGTTGGGCTAGTGCAGGAATGGTTGGTTTTAAAGGACCAAAAAAAGCTACTCCGTACGCAGCAAGCCAGGTAGTTAAAAAGGTGACAGAAGCTGTAAAGCAGTGCGGACTTAAAGAGGTTAGTATTTTTGTAAAAGGAATTGGCGGAGGAAGAGAGTCTGCAATACGCGCTTTCAACTCTAGCGGTATTCAAGTTTTGGCTATAAAGGATGTTACACCTATTCCACACAATGGTTGTAGACCTCGTAAAAGAAGAAGAGTTTAA